A genome region from Eubacteriales bacterium includes the following:
- a CDS encoding ABC-2 transporter permease — MKDLLYKEFKLSLNPGTYIYPATSALLLVPDYPYFLAFIYTFIGLMTIFILNRESHDIFFTASLPIRKRDTVKARVYTIAIIELIQIAVAVPFAIIRGLINPLGNSVGIDANPALFGFVFIMYAVFNAIYFPMFYKTAYKVAWPLIISCTAVTIYIFAVEVAIQSVPVLKTYLDTLDARYAAIQLTALIAGMVIFALSCIFAYKKAASRFEKVDL, encoded by the coding sequence ATGAAAGATTTATTATATAAAGAATTTAAGCTGTCTCTAAATCCCGGTACTTACATATACCCTGCGACAAGTGCGTTATTGCTCGTTCCAGACTACCCGTATTTTCTAGCATTTATATATACATTTATCGGCCTTATGACCATATTTATTCTAAACAGGGAAAGCCATGATATCTTTTTTACTGCCTCTTTACCTATACGTAAAAGAGACACAGTAAAAGCACGTGTATATACTATTGCAATAATCGAGTTGATTCAGATTGCAGTAGCTGTACCTTTTGCAATAATACGCGGCCTTATAAACCCCCTTGGCAATTCCGTTGGAATAGATGCAAACCCCGCCCTGTTTGGATTTGTATTTATAATGTATGCAGTATTTAATGCCATTTATTTCCCCATGTTTTATAAAACGGCATATAAGGTAGCCTGGCCCTTGATAATCTCATGCACAGCCGTAACTATATATATTTTTGCTGTTGAAGTTGCCATCCAGTCCGTCCCCGTTCTAAAGACATATTTAGATACTCTAGACGCCAGGTACGCCGCTATACAGCTTACAGCATTGATTGCTGGCATGGTAATATTTGCTTTGTCCTGTATATTTGCCTATAAAAAAGCGGCTAGCCGTTTTGAAAAAGTAGATTTATAA
- a CDS encoding GntR family transcriptional regulator encodes MDIVISNTSDKPIYQQIYEQISAQIIKGKLKKDYCLPPIRTIAKELRISVITVKKAWEELERNGFIYSVVGKGCFVSPMQHHELINKRDELISEKLKKDIGYYKSLGLSLSDIIKLIERSFNSLDD; translated from the coding sequence ATGGATATCGTAATTTCAAATACATCCGATAAACCTATATACCAGCAGATATACGAACAAATATCCGCACAGATCATAAAAGGCAAGCTAAAAAAAGACTATTGCCTGCCGCCGATAAGAACAATCGCTAAAGAACTGCGTATAAGCGTAATTACAGTGAAAAAAGCCTGGGAGGAACTGGAGCGGAACGGTTTCATTTATTCTGTAGTAGGAAAAGGATGCTTCGTGTCACCTATGCAGCATCATGAGCTTATAAACAAACGGGACGAGCTTATTAGTGAAAAATTAAAAAAAGACATTGGATATTATAAATCACTTGGCCTTTCTCTCTCAGATATCATTAAATTAATTGAACGTTCATTTAATTCATTAGATGATTAG